One part of the Haliaeetus albicilla chromosome 9, bHalAlb1.1, whole genome shotgun sequence genome encodes these proteins:
- the INTS2 gene encoding integrator complex subunit 2 isoform X2: MAECSGLQFVSPYAFEAMQKVDVVRLAALSDPELRLLLPCLVRMALCAPADQSQSWAQDKKLILRLLSGVEAVNSIVALLSVDFHALEQDASKEQQLRHKLGGGSGESILVSQLQHGLTLEFEHSDSPRRLRLVLSELLAIMNKVSESNGEFFLKSSELFESPVYLEEAADVLCILQAELPSLLPIVDVAEALLHVKNGAWFLCLLVANVPDSFNEVCRGLIKNGERQDEESVGGRRRTEALRHLCKMNPSQALRVRGMVVEECHLPGLGVALTLDHTKNESPDDGVSDLVCFVSGLLLGTNAKVRTWFGTFIRNGQQRKRDNISSVLWQMRRQLLLELMGILPTVRSTHIVEEADVDMEPNVSVYSGLKEEHVVKASALLRLYCALMGIAGLKPTDEEAEQLLQLMTSRPPATPAGVRFVSLSFCMLLAFSTLVSTPEQEQLMVMWLSWMIKEEAYFESISGVSASFGEMLLLVAMYFHSNQLSAIIDLVCSTLGMKIVIKPSSLSRMKTIFTQEIFTEQVVTAHAVRVPVTGNLSANITGFLPIHCIYQLLKSRSFTKHKVSIKDWIYRQLCETTTPLHPQLLPLIDVYINSILTPASKSNPEATNQPVTEQEILNVFQGLSGGENTRLTQRYSITTQLLVLYYVLSYEEALLANTKILAAMQKKPKSYSSALMDQIPIKYLIRQAQGLQQELGGLHSALLRLLATNYPHLCIVEDWICEEQITGTDVLLRRMLLTNIAKNHSPKQLQEAFSMLPGNHTQLMQILEHLTLLSAGELIPYAEVLTSNMNRLLNAGVPRRILQTVNKLWMVLNTVMPRRLWVMTVNALQPSVKIVRQQKYTQNDLMIDPLIVLRCDQRVHRSPPLMDITLHMLNGYLLASKAYLNSHLKETAEQDIRPSQNNAMGPEAPEVTREELKNALLAAQDSAAVQILLEICLPTEEEKAQSSNTHSLLKSVHSTTGPKSPELEEEDSLLCNLREVQCLICCLLHQMYIADPNIVKLVHFQGYPCELLALTVAGIPSMHICLDFIPELIAQPELEKQIFAIQLLSFLCIQYALPKSLSVARLAINVMGTLLTVLTQSKRYAFFMPTLPCLVSFCQAFPPLYEDIMSLLIQIGQVCASDVATQTRDFDPIITRLQQLKEKPLEVSGLCKDSSNKSISRDIASMDPDVRLCQCVENTIIEIINMSVSGI, translated from the exons ATGGCGGAATGCTCCGGCCTCCAGTTCGTCAGCCCTTACGCCTTCGAGGCGATGCAGAAGGTGGACGTGGTGCGCCTGGCCGCGCTCAGCGACCCCGagctgcggctgctgctgccctgcctggtGCGCATGGCCCTCTGCGCCCCCGCCGACCAGAGCCAGAGCTGGGCGCAGGACAAGAAGCTCATCCTGCGGCTCCTCTCAGGCGTGGAGGCCGTCAACTCCATCGTGGCCTTGCTGTCCGTGGACTTCCACGCCCTGGAGCAGGACGCcagcaaagagcagcagctgcG GCACAAGCTAGGAGGAGGTAGCGGAGAAAGCATCTTGGTGTCGCAGCTTCAGCATGGGCTGACGCTGGAATTTGAACACAGCGATTCACCTCGTCGGCTTCGTCTCGTACTTAGCGAATTACTGGCAATTATGAATAAG GTGTCAGAATCAAACGGTGAGTTTTTTCTCAAATCTTCAGAGCTCTTCGAGAGTCCTGTTTATCTGGAAGAGGCAGCAGATGTTCTCTGCATTTTGCAAGCAG AGCTCCCATCATTGTTGCCGATAGTTGATGTGGCTGAAGCTCTGTTGCACGTTAAAAATGGAGCCTGGTTCCTCTGCCTTCTGGTGGCTAATGTTCCTGATAGCTTTAATGAGG TCTGTAGAGGTTTGATTAAGAATGGAGAACGGCAGGATGAAGAAAGCGTTGGAGGCCGCCGGAGAACAGAAGCACTTCGCCACCTGTGTAAAATGAACCCTTCCCAAGCTCTAAGGGTCCGAGGCATGGTG GTGGAAGAGTGTCATCTACCAGGTCTTGGTGTGGCTTTGACCTTGGATCACACCAAAAATGAATCTCCAGATGATGGAGTGAGTGACCTGGTGTGTTTTGTGAGTGGTTTGCTACTTGGAACAAATGCAAAGGTTCGAACTTGGTTTGGAACTTTTATCCGAAATGGCCAACAG agaaaaagagataatATCAGTTCTGTGCTTTGGCAAATGAGGAGGCAGCTGCTCCTGGAGCTCATGGGAATCCTTCCCACGGTTCGCAGCACACACATTGTTGAAGAAGCAGATGTTGATATGGAGCCAAATGTGTCTGTGTATTCAGGACTGAAGGAAGAGCATGTCGTGAAAGCCAGCGCATTGTTACGTCTCTATTGCGCTTTGATGGGAATCGCTGGGCTGAA GCCAACTGACGAAGAAGCTGAGCAGCTACTGCAGCTGATGACCAGCCGGCCTCCCGCGACTCCAGCTGGTGTTCGTTTTGTATCTCTTTCCTTTTGTATGCTTCTGGCCTTCTCCACTCTCGTCAG caCCCCAGAACAGGAGCAACTCATGGTAATGTGGCTTAGTTGGATGATAAAGGAAGAAGCTTACTTTGAAAG CATTTCTGGTGTGTCTGCTTCTTTTGGAGAGATGCTTCTCTTGGTAGCCATGTATTTCCATAGTAATCAGCTCAGTGCTATCATTGATTTGGTCTGCTCCACACTGGGAATGAAG ATTGTTATTAAACCCAGCTCACTCAGCAGAATGAAGACAATCTTCACACAGGAGATTTTCACTGAACAG GTTGTTACAGCCCATGCAGTTCGCGTGCCTGTTACAGGCAATCTCAGTGCCAACATTACTGGGTTTTTACCTATTCACTGCATTtaccagcttttaaaaagtcGATCGTTCACCAAGCACAAAGTATCCATTAAG GACTGGATCTATCGGCAGCTCTGTGAAACCACCACTCCACTCCATCCTCAGTTGCTTCCTCTTATTGATGTCTACATTAACTCTATTCTTACTCCTGCATCTAAATCCAACCCAGAGGCCACAAATCAGCCTGTCACAGAACAGGAGATACTGAATGTTTTTCAAGGACTCTCTGGG GGAGAAAATACTCGTCTTACTCAACGATACAGCATCACAACACAGTTGCTTGTCCTCTACTATGTCCTGTCGTACGAAGAAGCGCTTCTGGCAAACACAAAGATACTAG CTGCCAtgcagaaaaaacccaagtctTACTCTTCAGCATTAATGGATCAGATTCCAATCAAGTACCTCATCCGGCAGGCACAGGGACTGCAGCAGGAACTGGGAG GCTTGCATTCTGCACTGTTACGCCTTCTTGCAACTAACTATCCACACCTCTGCATTGTGGAAGACTGGATCTGTGAGGAACAGATTACAGGCACCGATGTCTTGTTGAGGAGGATGCTTCTTACAAACATTGCGAAGAATCACTCTCCCAAACAGCTCCAGGAAG cattttccatgctgcctggaaatCATACCCAGCTGATGCAGATCTTAGAACATTTAACGCTTCTCTCAGCTGGTGAATTGATCCCATATGCAGAAGTATTGACATCAAATATGAATCGCTTGCTGAATGCTGGAGTGCCTCGGAGGATTCTTCAGACTGTCAATAAACTTTGGATGGTTCTTAACACTGTGATGCCAAGAAG GTTGTGGGTGATGACTGTTAACGCTCTGCAGCCTTCAGTAAAAATAGTCCGACAGCAGAAGTACACTCAGAATGATCTGATGATTGATCCTTTGATTGTTCTAAGATGCGATCAGAGAGTTCATAG GAGTCCTCCTCTAATGGATATAACTCTGCACATGTTGAACGGATATCTTCTTGCCTCAAAAGCTTACCTCAATTCTCACctaaaagaaacagcagaacagGACATTAGGCCATCCCAAAACAATGCAATGGGTCCAGAGGCCCCAGAAGTTACaagggaagaattaaaaaatgcattgcttgctgctcag gacagtgctgctgtgcagaTTCTTCTAGAGATCTGCTTACctacagaagaagagaaagccCAGAGCAGTAATACCCACAGTTTGCTAAAGAGTGTTCATAGTACCACAGGCCCTAAGAGTCCTGAACTAGAAGAAGAAGATAGCTTGCTGTGTAATCTTCGAGAGGTCCAGTGTCTGATCTGCTGTCTGCTGCATCAGATGTATATAGCTGATCCCAACATAGTCAAACTAGTTCATTTCCAG GGTTATCCATGTGAACTTCTGGCGCTGACAGTGGCGGGGATTCCATCGATGCATATCTGTCTGGATTTCATACCGGAGCTCATTGCCCAGCCTGAACTTGAAAAACAG ATATTTGCCATCCAGttactttcatttttgtgtATCCAGTATGCACTACCTAAATCTCTCAGTGTGGCTCGTTTAGCTATCAATGTGATGGGAACCCTACTCACAG TTTTAACCCAGTCAAAGCGCTATGCTTTTTTTATGCCGACCCTGCCTTGTTTGGTGTCATTCTGTCAAGCCTTTCCTCCTTTGTATGAGGATATTATGTCTCTGCTGATACAAATAGGACAAGTTTGTGCCTCTGATGTCGCTACACAGACAAGAGACTTTGACCCAATTATTACAC GTCTCCAGCAACTGAAGGAGAAACCACTTGAAGTGTCAGGACTTTGTAAAGATTCATCTAACAAAAGCATTTCAAGGGACATTGCAAGCATGGACCCTGACGTCCGGTTATGCCAGTGTGTTGAAAATACTATCATTGAAATAATTAACATGAGCGTAAGTGGAATTTAG
- the INTS2 gene encoding integrator complex subunit 2 isoform X1, translating to MAECSGLQFVSPYAFEAMQKVDVVRLAALSDPELRLLLPCLVRMALCAPADQSQSWAQDKKLILRLLSGVEAVNSIVALLSVDFHALEQDASKEQQLRHKLGGGSGESILVSQLQHGLTLEFEHSDSPRRLRLVLSELLAIMNKVSESNGEFFLKSSELFESPVYLEEAADVLCILQAELPSLLPIVDVAEALLHVKNGAWFLCLLVANVPDSFNEVCRGLIKNGERQDEESVGGRRRTEALRHLCKMNPSQALRVRGMVVEECHLPGLGVALTLDHTKNESPDDGVSDLVCFVSGLLLGTNAKVRTWFGTFIRNGQQRKRDNISSVLWQMRRQLLLELMGILPTVRSTHIVEEADVDMEPNVSVYSGLKEEHVVKASALLRLYCALMGIAGLKPTDEEAEQLLQLMTSRPPATPAGVRFVSLSFCMLLAFSTLVSTPEQEQLMVMWLSWMIKEEAYFESISGVSASFGEMLLLVAMYFHSNQLSAIIDLVCSTLGMKIVIKPSSLSRMKTIFTQEIFTEQVVTAHAVRVPVTGNLSANITGFLPIHCIYQLLKSRSFTKHKVSIKDWIYRQLCETTTPLHPQLLPLIDVYINSILTPASKSNPEATNQPVTEQEILNVFQGLSGVNPNFCSQESGMQHDLCMWFYVQGENTRLTQRYSITTQLLVLYYVLSYEEALLANTKILAAMQKKPKSYSSALMDQIPIKYLIRQAQGLQQELGGLHSALLRLLATNYPHLCIVEDWICEEQITGTDVLLRRMLLTNIAKNHSPKQLQEAFSMLPGNHTQLMQILEHLTLLSAGELIPYAEVLTSNMNRLLNAGVPRRILQTVNKLWMVLNTVMPRRLWVMTVNALQPSVKIVRQQKYTQNDLMIDPLIVLRCDQRVHRSPPLMDITLHMLNGYLLASKAYLNSHLKETAEQDIRPSQNNAMGPEAPEVTREELKNALLAAQDSAAVQILLEICLPTEEEKAQSSNTHSLLKSVHSTTGPKSPELEEEDSLLCNLREVQCLICCLLHQMYIADPNIVKLVHFQGYPCELLALTVAGIPSMHICLDFIPELIAQPELEKQIFAIQLLSFLCIQYALPKSLSVARLAINVMGTLLTVLTQSKRYAFFMPTLPCLVSFCQAFPPLYEDIMSLLIQIGQVCASDVATQTRDFDPIITRLQQLKEKPLEVSGLCKDSSNKSISRDIASMDPDVRLCQCVENTIIEIINMSVSGI from the exons ATGGCGGAATGCTCCGGCCTCCAGTTCGTCAGCCCTTACGCCTTCGAGGCGATGCAGAAGGTGGACGTGGTGCGCCTGGCCGCGCTCAGCGACCCCGagctgcggctgctgctgccctgcctggtGCGCATGGCCCTCTGCGCCCCCGCCGACCAGAGCCAGAGCTGGGCGCAGGACAAGAAGCTCATCCTGCGGCTCCTCTCAGGCGTGGAGGCCGTCAACTCCATCGTGGCCTTGCTGTCCGTGGACTTCCACGCCCTGGAGCAGGACGCcagcaaagagcagcagctgcG GCACAAGCTAGGAGGAGGTAGCGGAGAAAGCATCTTGGTGTCGCAGCTTCAGCATGGGCTGACGCTGGAATTTGAACACAGCGATTCACCTCGTCGGCTTCGTCTCGTACTTAGCGAATTACTGGCAATTATGAATAAG GTGTCAGAATCAAACGGTGAGTTTTTTCTCAAATCTTCAGAGCTCTTCGAGAGTCCTGTTTATCTGGAAGAGGCAGCAGATGTTCTCTGCATTTTGCAAGCAG AGCTCCCATCATTGTTGCCGATAGTTGATGTGGCTGAAGCTCTGTTGCACGTTAAAAATGGAGCCTGGTTCCTCTGCCTTCTGGTGGCTAATGTTCCTGATAGCTTTAATGAGG TCTGTAGAGGTTTGATTAAGAATGGAGAACGGCAGGATGAAGAAAGCGTTGGAGGCCGCCGGAGAACAGAAGCACTTCGCCACCTGTGTAAAATGAACCCTTCCCAAGCTCTAAGGGTCCGAGGCATGGTG GTGGAAGAGTGTCATCTACCAGGTCTTGGTGTGGCTTTGACCTTGGATCACACCAAAAATGAATCTCCAGATGATGGAGTGAGTGACCTGGTGTGTTTTGTGAGTGGTTTGCTACTTGGAACAAATGCAAAGGTTCGAACTTGGTTTGGAACTTTTATCCGAAATGGCCAACAG agaaaaagagataatATCAGTTCTGTGCTTTGGCAAATGAGGAGGCAGCTGCTCCTGGAGCTCATGGGAATCCTTCCCACGGTTCGCAGCACACACATTGTTGAAGAAGCAGATGTTGATATGGAGCCAAATGTGTCTGTGTATTCAGGACTGAAGGAAGAGCATGTCGTGAAAGCCAGCGCATTGTTACGTCTCTATTGCGCTTTGATGGGAATCGCTGGGCTGAA GCCAACTGACGAAGAAGCTGAGCAGCTACTGCAGCTGATGACCAGCCGGCCTCCCGCGACTCCAGCTGGTGTTCGTTTTGTATCTCTTTCCTTTTGTATGCTTCTGGCCTTCTCCACTCTCGTCAG caCCCCAGAACAGGAGCAACTCATGGTAATGTGGCTTAGTTGGATGATAAAGGAAGAAGCTTACTTTGAAAG CATTTCTGGTGTGTCTGCTTCTTTTGGAGAGATGCTTCTCTTGGTAGCCATGTATTTCCATAGTAATCAGCTCAGTGCTATCATTGATTTGGTCTGCTCCACACTGGGAATGAAG ATTGTTATTAAACCCAGCTCACTCAGCAGAATGAAGACAATCTTCACACAGGAGATTTTCACTGAACAG GTTGTTACAGCCCATGCAGTTCGCGTGCCTGTTACAGGCAATCTCAGTGCCAACATTACTGGGTTTTTACCTATTCACTGCATTtaccagcttttaaaaagtcGATCGTTCACCAAGCACAAAGTATCCATTAAG GACTGGATCTATCGGCAGCTCTGTGAAACCACCACTCCACTCCATCCTCAGTTGCTTCCTCTTATTGATGTCTACATTAACTCTATTCTTACTCCTGCATCTAAATCCAACCCAGAGGCCACAAATCAGCCTGTCACAGAACAGGAGATACTGAATGTTTTTCAAGGACTCTCTGGG GTAAATCCAAATTTTTGTTCTCAAGAATCAGGAATGCAACATGACCTTTGTATGTGGTTTTATGTACAGGGAGAAAATACTCGTCTTACTCAACGATACAGCATCACAACACAGTTGCTTGTCCTCTACTATGTCCTGTCGTACGAAGAAGCGCTTCTGGCAAACACAAAGATACTAG CTGCCAtgcagaaaaaacccaagtctTACTCTTCAGCATTAATGGATCAGATTCCAATCAAGTACCTCATCCGGCAGGCACAGGGACTGCAGCAGGAACTGGGAG GCTTGCATTCTGCACTGTTACGCCTTCTTGCAACTAACTATCCACACCTCTGCATTGTGGAAGACTGGATCTGTGAGGAACAGATTACAGGCACCGATGTCTTGTTGAGGAGGATGCTTCTTACAAACATTGCGAAGAATCACTCTCCCAAACAGCTCCAGGAAG cattttccatgctgcctggaaatCATACCCAGCTGATGCAGATCTTAGAACATTTAACGCTTCTCTCAGCTGGTGAATTGATCCCATATGCAGAAGTATTGACATCAAATATGAATCGCTTGCTGAATGCTGGAGTGCCTCGGAGGATTCTTCAGACTGTCAATAAACTTTGGATGGTTCTTAACACTGTGATGCCAAGAAG GTTGTGGGTGATGACTGTTAACGCTCTGCAGCCTTCAGTAAAAATAGTCCGACAGCAGAAGTACACTCAGAATGATCTGATGATTGATCCTTTGATTGTTCTAAGATGCGATCAGAGAGTTCATAG GAGTCCTCCTCTAATGGATATAACTCTGCACATGTTGAACGGATATCTTCTTGCCTCAAAAGCTTACCTCAATTCTCACctaaaagaaacagcagaacagGACATTAGGCCATCCCAAAACAATGCAATGGGTCCAGAGGCCCCAGAAGTTACaagggaagaattaaaaaatgcattgcttgctgctcag gacagtgctgctgtgcagaTTCTTCTAGAGATCTGCTTACctacagaagaagagaaagccCAGAGCAGTAATACCCACAGTTTGCTAAAGAGTGTTCATAGTACCACAGGCCCTAAGAGTCCTGAACTAGAAGAAGAAGATAGCTTGCTGTGTAATCTTCGAGAGGTCCAGTGTCTGATCTGCTGTCTGCTGCATCAGATGTATATAGCTGATCCCAACATAGTCAAACTAGTTCATTTCCAG GGTTATCCATGTGAACTTCTGGCGCTGACAGTGGCGGGGATTCCATCGATGCATATCTGTCTGGATTTCATACCGGAGCTCATTGCCCAGCCTGAACTTGAAAAACAG ATATTTGCCATCCAGttactttcatttttgtgtATCCAGTATGCACTACCTAAATCTCTCAGTGTGGCTCGTTTAGCTATCAATGTGATGGGAACCCTACTCACAG TTTTAACCCAGTCAAAGCGCTATGCTTTTTTTATGCCGACCCTGCCTTGTTTGGTGTCATTCTGTCAAGCCTTTCCTCCTTTGTATGAGGATATTATGTCTCTGCTGATACAAATAGGACAAGTTTGTGCCTCTGATGTCGCTACACAGACAAGAGACTTTGACCCAATTATTACAC GTCTCCAGCAACTGAAGGAGAAACCACTTGAAGTGTCAGGACTTTGTAAAGATTCATCTAACAAAAGCATTTCAAGGGACATTGCAAGCATGGACCCTGACGTCCGGTTATGCCAGTGTGTTGAAAATACTATCATTGAAATAATTAACATGAGCGTAAGTGGAATTTAG